In one window of Camelina sativa cultivar DH55 chromosome 15, Cs, whole genome shotgun sequence DNA:
- the LOC104747017 gene encoding rho guanine nucleotide exchange factor 8-like, whose protein sequence is MVAALERRLSASTSFNFKRMFDSSTTKQQQQQSQTIVVENGDSHLVESSTPESQNSDSFAESPVESSRPMISPLTRPGKRSDRQQADMEMMKDRFAKLLLGEDMSGGGKGVSSALALSNAITNLAASIFGEQTKLQPMPQDRQARWRKEVDWLLSVTDHIVEFVPSQQTSKEGVCTEIMVTRQRGDLLMNIPALRKLDAMLIDTLDNFRGHNEFWYVSRDSEEGKQARNDRSNDKWWLPPVKVPPGGLSEPSRRMLYFQKDSVTQVQKAAMAINAQVLSEMAIPESYIDSLPKNGRASLGDSIYKSITEEWFDPEQFLSMLDLSTEHKVLDLKNRIEASVVIWKRKLHTKDSKSSWGSAVSLEKRELFEERAETILVLLKQKFPGLPQSSLDISKIQFNKDIGQAVLESYSRILESLAYTVMSRIEDVLYTDSLARKQGSSEEASDGGRTTETDSESAGSSNSGEETEKLDPHYSKTLLDFMGWNDNSSKGGDKHTKSPNLTPKKLSYLEKLENLNGFRSPKDRH, encoded by the exons ATGGTTGCAGCGTTGGAACGAAGACTAAGCGCTTCCACATCATTCAACTTCAAAAGAATGTTTGATTCATCTACGacgaaacaacaacaacaacaatctcaaaCCATTGTCGTGGAGAACGGAGATTCTCATCTTGTCGAATCCAGCACGCCTGAAAGCCAAAACTCCGACAGCTTCGCAGAAAGTCCCGTAGAGAGCAGCCGTCCCATGATTTCCCCTCTTACTCGGCCCGGAAAAAGATCCGACAGACAACAAGCAG ATATGGAGATGATGAAAGACAGGTTCGCGAAATTACTTCTTGGAGAAGATATGTCCGGTGGTGGAAAAGGCGTATCTTCTGCTCTGGCACTTTCCAATGCCATCACAAATCTTGCAG CGTCAATATTCGGGGAACAAACAAAGCTACAACCAATGCCGCAAGATAGACAAGCAAGGTGGAGGAAAGAGGTTGATTGGTTATTGTCTGTGACTGATCACATTGTCGAGTTTGTTCCTTCTCAGCAAACGAGCAAGGAAGGAGTTTGCACTGAG attATGGTGACAAGACAAAGAGGTGATCTTCTTATGAACATTCCAGCTCTTCGAAAACTCGATGCCATGCTCATC GATACATTGGACAATTTCAGAGGACACAACGAGTTTTGGTATGTCTCGAGAGATTCAGAAGAAGGGAAGCAAGCGAGGAATGACCGGTCAAACGACAAGTGGTGGCTCCCTCCTGTGAAGGTTCCTCCTGGAGGTTTATCTGAACCGTCTCGGAGAATGCTTTACTTCCAAAAAGATTCAGTCACACAAGTTCAGAAAGCTGCAATGGCTATCAATGCTCAAGTCCTCTCAGAAATGGCAATACCCGAGAGCTACATCGACTCTCTCCCAAAg AACGGAAGAGCCAGCCTCGGGGATTCGATCTACAAGAGCATAACAGAGGAATGGTTTGATCCAGAGCAGTTCTTGTCGATGTTGGACTTGTCAACAGAGCACAAAGTGTTGGATTTGAAGAACAGGATTGAGGCATCTGTTGTGATATGGAAGAGGAAGCTTCACACAAAGGACAGCAAATCTTCTTGGGGATCAGCAGTTAGCTTGGAGAAGAGAGAATTGTTCGAAGAGAGAGCTGAGACGATCTTGGTCTTGCTCAAACAAAAATTCCCCGGTCTTCCTCAATCTTCCCTTGACATCTCCAAGATTCAGTTTAACAAG GACATTGGGCAAGCGGTTTTGGAGAGTTACTCGAGGATACTTGAGAGCTTGGCTTACACAGTGATGTCGAGGATAGAAGATGTTCTTTACACAGATTCATTGGCACGAAAGCAGGGTTCATCCGAAGAAGCATCAGATGGTGGGAGAACAACAGAGACGGATTCCGAGTCAGCGGGATCTTCCAACTCGGGAGAAGAAACCGAGAAGCTTGACCCGCACTACTCCAAGACTTTGTTGGATTTCATGGGTTGGAACGATAATAGTTCCAAAGGCGGCGATAAACATACTAAATCGCCAAATCTTACGCCGAAAAAGCTCTCGTACTTGGAGAAGTTAGAGAATTTGAACGGCTTTAGAAGCCCCAAAGATAGACATTAA
- the LOC109129115 gene encoding F-box protein At5g42460-like, with translation MARHEIYNFKSNSWRVWDIIPSFYDISFKRGISLKGNTYFLAHKGQDFVICFDFTTEIFGPRLHLPLELNDDVILSCVREEQLAVLFVRCRGRYELAIWITTKIESNAMSWSKFFKVDIQLVRKSYFLSQFKVQSFFLDKEKKRAVVCGKGLHGRTSIVVGEDGCFEKLDLIDVFSSLTTTGYRKCCVFHIPSPPAPRIQGDESASRKAEVYVYRLPEFLNYHHYKKTRDLRWQDLSLFPRKLLLATHL, from the exons ATGGCAAGGCATGAAATCTACAATTTTAAGTCTAATTCGTGGAGGGTTTGGGATATCATTCCTAGTTTTTATGATATATCGTTTAAACGAGGCATTTCATTGAAGGGGAATACTTACTTTCTTGCTCATAAAGGGCAAGATTTTgtaatatgttttgattttacaacagaGATATTTGGACCACGTCTGCATTTGCCGCTTGAACTCAATGATGATGTGATTCTATCTTGTGTTAGAGAAGAGCAGCTTGCGGTGCTTTTTGTTAGGTGTCGGGGTAGATATGAGTTGGCGATATGGATTACAACTAAGATTGAATCCAATGCTATGTCGTGGAGCAAATTCTTTAAAGTTGATATTCAACTCGTGCGTAAATCTTACTTTCTATCTCAGTTTAAAGTTCAAAGTTTCTTCCttgataaagagaagaaaagagcaGTTGTTTGTGGTAAAGGCTTACATGGTAGGACATCTATCGTAGTTGGAGAAGATGGGTGCTTCGAAAAATTGGATCTCATAGATGTGTTCTC TTCCCTTACGACTACCGGCTACCGCAAGTGTTGCGTATTCCATATTCCATCGCCCCCTGCCCCAAGAATCCAAGGTGATGAATCTGCCAGTAGAAAGGCTGAGGTGTATGTGTACAGATTGCCAGAGTTCCTTAATTatcatcactacaagaaaacacgcgaTTTGCGATGGCAAGATTTGTCGCTCTTCCCTCGCAAACTGTTGTTAGCGACGCATTTGTGA